The following proteins come from a genomic window of Paenibacillus swuensis:
- a CDS encoding MFS transporter — protein MRVTNFTPKREGSAVFKRWRDSVAAGLPPEKLLSRDAKTVLALHCFYNIGTAMAGVFLNLYLWRLTNDLFVNGMYNIIIFSVTPIFFVICGYWAKTKDRLLVFRLGILFTALFYLAVILAQEHVADYAYGFGVLNGIATGFYWLGYLTLQFDMSTQLNRVRFLGFNLIMVNTANLIGPALAGFIIANSTGLSGYTVVFTIAFIMFLIASVGSLKLHAHPSHHKTYYIKYTFLMLRKSKDWGKILVAWFIFGLFNGTMLFIPNILLLQVFGKEDSVGYIGILFTGITIITSYLYSQKANASSERWYAGFTSIFYAVGASILFWNVTVWTVVAFMIVYAVCFPIQFNFMSAHNFRTIGSMPLKGGFRVEAIAIREIALSFGRVIAMFAVIILADDLYAGTLPVLLLIGALSQALIIFLLNKED, from the coding sequence ATGCGCGTTACAAACTTTACACCAAAGAGAGAAGGATCCGCAGTGTTCAAAAGATGGAGAGATTCGGTGGCCGCAGGCTTGCCGCCGGAAAAATTGCTGTCTCGGGATGCCAAGACGGTATTAGCATTACATTGCTTTTATAACATAGGAACCGCGATGGCGGGGGTATTCCTGAATTTGTACCTGTGGCGCCTGACGAATGATCTGTTCGTCAACGGTATGTATAACATTATTATCTTCTCTGTTACACCAATCTTCTTCGTGATTTGCGGATATTGGGCGAAGACGAAGGATCGGCTGCTGGTGTTCCGCCTGGGCATATTGTTTACCGCCTTGTTCTATCTGGCTGTCATCTTAGCGCAGGAACATGTGGCGGATTACGCCTACGGGTTTGGCGTGTTGAACGGGATCGCGACCGGATTTTATTGGTTGGGGTATTTAACCCTGCAATTTGATATGTCTACGCAACTAAATCGTGTGAGATTTCTGGGATTCAACCTGATTATGGTGAACACAGCCAATCTGATCGGACCGGCTTTAGCCGGGTTTATTATCGCGAACAGCACGGGACTCAGCGGTTATACCGTCGTATTTACGATCGCGTTTATTATGTTTTTGATCGCTTCGGTCGGAAGTTTAAAGCTTCATGCCCACCCCTCTCACCACAAAACTTATTACATAAAGTATACATTCTTAATGCTCCGCAAAAGCAAAGACTGGGGCAAAATATTGGTCGCCTGGTTTATATTCGGACTCTTTAACGGAACCATGTTATTCATTCCTAACATTCTGCTGTTACAGGTTTTTGGCAAAGAAGATTCTGTCGGTTACATCGGTATTCTGTTCACAGGAATCACCATTATCACCAGCTATCTTTACTCCCAAAAAGCGAATGCATCAAGTGAACGGTGGTATGCGGGATTCACGTCCATATTCTACGCGGTTGGCGCCTCGATACTGTTCTGGAACGTGACGGTATGGACTGTGGTGGCCTTTATGATCGTGTATGCGGTTTGTTTCCCTATACAATTCAATTTCATGTCGGCTCATAATTTCAGGACGATCGGCTCCATGCCGCTGAAAGGCGGATTTCGGGTAGAAGCAATTGCAATTAGAGAAATTGCCTTGAGTTTCGGACGGGTTATCGCGATGTTCGCCGTAATTATACTGGCTGACGATCTGTATGCCGGGACGCTGCCCGTCTTGTTATTGATCGGGGCATTATCGCAGGCCCTTATCATATTTCTGTTGAACAAGGAAGATTGA
- a CDS encoding carbohydrate ABC transporter permease yields MDTRYTSRTLGLEILAIIVGLVFLVPFYFLLSNSVKPFAEILLNSAALPKALTWANYTKAWDVMNFPVAFKNSLLITVFSIIGLVIISSMAAHRMIRRPTKFNTFLFTAFVAAMVIPFQSIMIPLVKVAKTFNLTSSIPGLVICYLGFGVSLTVFLYHGFIKSIPLEIEEAAVVDGCTPYGVFWKIVFPLLKPMTVTIMVLNALWIWNDFLLPSLILGADPDLRTIPLSTYSFFGQYTKQWDLALAALVMGILPIVIFFLAMQKHIIEGITAGSVKG; encoded by the coding sequence ATGGATACAAGATATACATCGCGGACACTGGGCCTTGAAATTCTGGCGATCATCGTCGGCTTGGTCTTCTTGGTACCGTTCTACTTCCTGTTATCAAACTCGGTGAAACCCTTTGCTGAAATTCTCCTGAATTCGGCTGCCTTACCGAAAGCCTTGACATGGGCCAACTATACGAAGGCTTGGGATGTTATGAACTTCCCTGTCGCCTTTAAAAATTCTTTGCTCATCACAGTATTTAGCATCATCGGTTTGGTCATCATAAGCTCGATGGCCGCTCACCGGATGATTCGTCGTCCTACGAAATTTAACACATTCCTGTTTACGGCTTTCGTTGCCGCCATGGTTATTCCTTTTCAATCCATTATGATTCCGCTTGTGAAGGTAGCGAAGACGTTTAATTTAACAAGCAGCATTCCGGGCTTGGTCATTTGTTATCTCGGATTCGGTGTATCTTTAACCGTATTCCTCTATCACGGTTTCATTAAATCCATTCCGCTGGAAATAGAAGAAGCGGCTGTGGTTGACGGTTGTACCCCTTACGGCGTATTCTGGAAAATCGTATTCCCATTGCTTAAGCCGATGACTGTGACCATTATGGTTCTCAACGCTTTATGGATTTGGAATGATTTTCTGCTGCCGTCGCTTATTCTGGGGGCTGACCCCGATTTGCGCACGATTCCGCTCTCCACATATTCGTTCTTCGGACAATACACGAAGCAATGGGATCTGGCGCTGGCTGCATTAGTTATGGGCATACTGCCAATCGTCATCTTCTTCTTGGCGATGCAAAAACATATAATCGAAGGCATTACGGCAGGCTCGGTCAAAGGGTAA
- a CDS encoding ABC transporter substrate-binding protein: MKKYTLLSLVLALFVGLLAGCGNDTNENNAGGTGGNKGDGETKTVKIFNFKVEIAEALDKLKAEYEKENPNVKIQIESLGGGGDYGAGLKAKVASGDIPDIFNNGGFAERDTWLEYLEDMSDQPWVKDTLDVAKEPMTKDGKLYGMPMNLEGYGFVYNKDLFEKAGITDLPKTLTSLTAAAEKLKAAGITPFANGYQEWWILGIHNLNVAFAHQENPDEFIKGLNDGSAKMQGNAKFKEWAKLLDLTVKYSNKNPLTTDYNTQVTTFASGQAAMMQQGNWTQVQIDQINPELNLGVLPMPINDDAAENDKLLVGVPNNWVVHKNSPVKEEAKDFLNWMVSSETGKKYIVEQFKFIPAMKSIEVKDPKVLGDLATAVSQYSADGKTLSWNWFKYPEGATNEFGATIQGYIAGKRNLDEMLGDFDKTWQNLKK, from the coding sequence ATGAAAAAGTACACATTGCTAAGCCTTGTGCTGGCGCTGTTCGTAGGTTTGTTAGCCGGTTGCGGCAACGACACGAACGAGAATAATGCCGGAGGTACAGGCGGCAACAAAGGCGACGGCGAAACGAAAACCGTCAAGATCTTCAACTTCAAAGTGGAGATTGCCGAAGCGTTGGATAAACTGAAAGCCGAGTACGAGAAAGAAAACCCGAACGTAAAGATTCAAATTGAATCCTTGGGCGGCGGCGGCGACTATGGCGCAGGATTGAAAGCGAAAGTGGCTTCCGGCGACATTCCCGATATTTTCAACAACGGCGGCTTCGCTGAGCGTGATACTTGGCTGGAGTACCTGGAGGATATGTCCGATCAACCTTGGGTTAAAGATACGCTGGACGTAGCTAAAGAGCCGATGACGAAAGACGGTAAGCTGTACGGTATGCCGATGAACCTTGAAGGTTACGGCTTCGTTTATAACAAAGATCTGTTTGAGAAAGCCGGCATTACTGACCTTCCGAAAACATTGACAAGCCTGACTGCGGCGGCGGAGAAACTGAAAGCTGCGGGAATCACTCCTTTTGCCAACGGGTATCAAGAGTGGTGGATTCTGGGCATTCATAATCTGAATGTAGCGTTTGCGCACCAGGAGAATCCAGATGAGTTCATCAAAGGCCTGAACGATGGTTCTGCCAAAATGCAAGGCAACGCAAAGTTTAAAGAGTGGGCAAAATTGCTTGACCTGACTGTGAAATACAGCAACAAAAACCCGTTAACAACGGATTACAATACACAAGTTACCACGTTTGCGAGCGGACAAGCCGCTATGATGCAACAAGGGAACTGGACACAGGTTCAAATTGATCAAATCAATCCTGAACTGAACCTGGGCGTTCTGCCTATGCCGATCAACGATGATGCGGCTGAGAATGACAAGCTGCTGGTAGGCGTGCCGAACAACTGGGTTGTTCACAAGAACTCTCCGGTGAAGGAAGAAGCGAAAGACTTCTTGAACTGGATGGTATCCAGTGAAACCGGCAAGAAATATATTGTAGAGCAATTCAAGTTTATTCCTGCGATGAAATCCATCGAAGTGAAGGATCCTAAGGTGTTAGGCGACCTGGCAACAGCGGTTAGCCAATACAGTGCGGACGGCAAGACACTGAGCTGGAACTGGTTCAAATACCCTGAGGGCGCAACGAACGAATTCGGAGCTACCATCCAGGGATATATTGCGGGCAAGCGCAATCTGGACGAGATGCTGGGCGATTTTGATAAGACTTGGCAGAATTTGAAGAAGTAA
- a CDS encoding aminotransferase-like domain-containing protein: MDYVFSKGMGGVKSSAVREILKLTQGNTIISFAGGLPAEELFPLDAVRAAYDRVFLKGKGVLQYNLTEGFAPLREKIAERMALKNMRVTKDEIILTTGSQQSIDLMSRIYLDPGDVVLVENPTYLAALQVFHSRGVQIVAVESDANGMLLDDLASKLAQHKPKMVYVVPTFSNPTGRVWSLERRLGLLQACKANHVLILEDDPYGEVQFDRSETYPTIFSLDEHPHGSAVVYTSTFSKTVAPALRTGWVLGDPAVIAMLARAKQSADLHSSATDQQALYELLSCEEFSLDAHIALISSNYEERMRFMVELLRDPAFEGLTFREPKGGMFIWVELPEGMDAEVLMKLAVAQGVAFVPGSSFYAGEPRRNTLRMNYTHTDRETTVVGMERLKAALAQLAIGQA; encoded by the coding sequence GTGGACTACGTTTTTTCAAAAGGGATGGGCGGCGTTAAATCTTCAGCCGTACGTGAAATTCTTAAGTTGACTCAGGGCAACACCATTATCTCATTCGCGGGCGGCTTGCCTGCGGAGGAGTTGTTTCCTCTGGATGCGGTGCGCGCGGCTTACGATCGTGTATTTCTGAAAGGCAAGGGCGTGCTGCAATACAACCTGACGGAAGGGTTCGCCCCGCTCCGCGAGAAGATTGCGGAACGAATGGCGCTCAAGAATATGCGGGTTACGAAGGACGAAATCATCCTTACCACGGGTTCGCAGCAATCCATTGATCTGATGTCCCGTATCTATCTCGATCCTGGCGACGTGGTGCTGGTGGAGAATCCGACCTATTTGGCCGCTCTGCAGGTATTCCACTCCCGAGGCGTTCAGATTGTGGCGGTGGAAAGCGATGCGAACGGCATGTTGCTGGACGACCTTGCAAGCAAGCTTGCGCAGCACAAGCCCAAGATGGTTTATGTTGTCCCTACATTCTCCAATCCGACGGGCCGCGTGTGGAGCCTGGAACGCCGATTAGGCTTGCTTCAGGCGTGCAAAGCGAACCATGTGCTCATTCTGGAAGACGATCCTTACGGTGAGGTGCAGTTCGACCGCAGCGAAACGTATCCTACGATTTTCTCGCTGGACGAACATCCTCACGGAAGCGCGGTCGTCTACACGAGCACCTTTTCCAAGACGGTGGCGCCTGCGCTGCGCACCGGATGGGTGCTTGGTGATCCGGCCGTGATCGCCATGCTTGCCCGCGCGAAGCAGAGCGCGGATCTGCACTCGAGCGCGACCGACCAGCAAGCGCTGTACGAGCTGCTAAGCTGCGAGGAGTTCTCGCTGGATGCGCACATCGCGCTCATCTCCAGCAACTATGAAGAGCGCATGCGCTTCATGGTGGAATTGCTGCGTGATCCCGCTTTCGAGGGGTTAACCTTCCGCGAGCCGAAGGGCGGCATGTTCATCTGGGTGGAACTGCCGGAAGGTATGGACGCGGAAGTGCTTATGAAGCTGGCCGTAGCGCAAGGCGTGGCGTTCGTGCCGGGCTCCTCGTTCTACGCGGGGGAACCGCGGAGAAACACGCTGCGCATGAACTACACGCATACCGACCGGGAGACCACGGTGGTCGGGATGGAACGGCTGAAGGCAGCGTTAGCGCAGTTGGCGATCGGCCAGGCGTAG
- a CDS encoding NAD(P)/FAD-dependent oxidoreductase: MFEGIIIGGGLAGTQAAIQLGRYGDNVLVVDAGSGRSTTCRSYHNILGWPDGVSGLELRRLGREQAERTGIRFMQGEVIKASKKGDIFELKMKDGGTLQAYTLLLATGLSDRYPPIPGLAECLGSTLYVCPDCDGYEMKGKEGVVIGSGIPGANMALTISPWTDKLTYINHEKVGIEDRLLARLEEKGIIYVEQSVAQIEFVGNHDFRGALMEDGSMIRGECGFIAFGGNKIHSDLASMLGAERMENKHVVTDARTKETNVPGLWAAGDVGVHSEQAVIAMGEGLQSAIWMHKTIMQRKNNNL; the protein is encoded by the coding sequence ATATTTGAAGGAATTATTATCGGAGGCGGCTTGGCGGGAACGCAGGCGGCCATTCAATTAGGACGTTACGGAGACAACGTGCTTGTTGTGGATGCGGGAAGCGGCAGATCTACGACATGTCGCAGTTATCATAACATTCTGGGGTGGCCAGACGGCGTTTCCGGACTTGAACTGCGCCGCTTAGGAAGAGAGCAAGCGGAACGGACGGGCATTCGCTTCATGCAGGGAGAAGTGATTAAGGCTTCGAAGAAGGGGGATATATTTGAATTGAAGATGAAAGACGGAGGGACGCTGCAGGCGTATACCTTGCTCCTGGCCACCGGATTGTCCGACCGTTATCCTCCTATACCGGGTCTGGCCGAATGTCTGGGATCCACCCTGTATGTATGTCCGGATTGCGACGGCTACGAAATGAAGGGGAAGGAAGGAGTCGTCATTGGTTCCGGGATACCGGGCGCGAATATGGCTCTGACGATTTCACCATGGACGGACAAGCTGACTTATATTAATCATGAAAAGGTTGGAATAGAAGATCGGTTGCTCGCAAGGCTGGAAGAAAAGGGGATCATCTATGTTGAACAATCCGTCGCCCAAATCGAATTTGTGGGGAATCATGATTTCCGTGGCGCATTAATGGAAGACGGGTCCATGATCCGAGGAGAATGCGGCTTTATCGCGTTTGGCGGGAATAAAATCCACTCGGATTTGGCCTCCATGCTGGGTGCGGAGCGGATGGAGAATAAACACGTCGTTACGGATGCCCGAACCAAGGAAACGAACGTCCCGGGATTATGGGCGGCCGGCGATGTTGGCGTTCACTCCGAGCAAGCGGTTATTGCGATGGGGGAAGGGCTGCAGTCCGCAATCTGGATGCACAAGACCATCATGCAGCGAAAGAATAATAATTTGTAA
- a CDS encoding ABC transporter substrate-binding protein: MKKWSLMSLVFVMLIGLLAGCGSNNNNGGNAAKGTNETTNSGNTETPKEEPKKDVTLKIFNFKVEIAEAMNKMKAEYEAANPGVKLEIESVGGGADYGAALKAKVASGETPDIFNNGGYNEMNTWMEHLEDLSDQPWVADVVDAAKEPMTKDGKMYGMPMNLEGYGFLYNKDLFTKAGVTELPKTLTQLEEAAKKLEAAGITPFANGYQEWWILGIHNLNVAFANQASPDEFIKGLNEGTSKIKGNESFNNWSKLLDMTVKYGNKNPLTTDYNTQVTLFASGKAAMMQQGNWTQVQIDGIDPNLNLGVLPMPISEDAAANDKLYVGVPNNWVVNKNSKVKEEAKQFLNWLVTSEEGKKYIVNEFKFIPAFKSIEVTDQTVLGDIATDIITYSKEGKTLSWNWFKYPDGATQEFGSAMQAYIAKKSDKDGMFDAFQKTWDNLKK; the protein is encoded by the coding sequence ATGAAAAAATGGTCTTTAATGAGTCTGGTTTTCGTTATGCTGATTGGACTATTGGCAGGTTGCGGTTCCAATAACAACAATGGCGGCAATGCGGCGAAAGGCACGAACGAAACAACAAATAGCGGCAACACGGAAACGCCTAAGGAAGAGCCTAAGAAAGATGTTACGCTGAAAATCTTCAACTTTAAAGTTGAAATTGCAGAAGCGATGAACAAGATGAAAGCCGAGTACGAAGCGGCAAATCCCGGCGTAAAGCTGGAGATTGAATCTGTAGGCGGCGGCGCGGATTATGGCGCGGCTCTGAAAGCGAAAGTAGCTTCCGGCGAAACTCCCGACATTTTCAACAACGGCGGATACAATGAAATGAACACTTGGATGGAGCATCTTGAGGATCTGTCCGATCAACCTTGGGTAGCTGATGTTGTGGATGCGGCGAAAGAGCCAATGACCAAAGACGGCAAAATGTACGGTATGCCTATGAATCTTGAGGGCTACGGCTTTTTGTACAATAAAGATCTGTTCACCAAAGCGGGTGTTACAGAGCTTCCGAAAACATTGACTCAATTGGAAGAAGCGGCTAAGAAGCTTGAAGCTGCGGGCATCACTCCTTTTGCTAACGGATATCAAGAGTGGTGGATTCTAGGTATTCACAACCTGAACGTGGCTTTCGCTAACCAAGCGAGCCCGGATGAATTCATTAAAGGATTGAACGAAGGTACTTCCAAAATCAAAGGCAATGAAAGCTTCAACAACTGGTCCAAACTGTTGGATATGACCGTGAAATACGGCAACAAGAATCCTTTGACTACGGATTACAATACACAAGTAACGCTGTTCGCAAGCGGTAAAGCGGCTATGATGCAGCAAGGAAACTGGACACAAGTCCAAATCGACGGCATTGACCCTAACCTGAATCTTGGCGTGCTTCCGATGCCAATCAGTGAAGATGCGGCCGCTAATGACAAATTATATGTAGGCGTACCTAACAACTGGGTTGTAAACAAGAATTCCAAAGTGAAAGAAGAAGCTAAGCAATTCTTGAACTGGCTGGTTACGAGCGAAGAAGGCAAGAAATACATCGTAAACGAATTCAAATTTATTCCTGCTTTCAAATCCATCGAAGTAACGGATCAAACCGTTCTTGGCGATATCGCAACGGACATCATCACTTACAGCAAAGAAGGCAAAACGCTTTCCTGGAACTGGTTTAAATATCCGGACGGCGCCACACAAGAATTCGGTTCCGCGATGCAAGCTTATATTGCGAAAAAATCCGATAAAGACGGCATGTTCGACGCATTCCAAAAAACTTGGGATAACTTAAAGAAATAA
- a CDS encoding carbohydrate ABC transporter permease, with protein MYRNKKASNWLQQLVFIGPAFAAFLIIIVAPFVMGMYYSFTNWNGVSNNITFAGFDNFVKLFSDEQFLASFGFTVRFTIVAVIVTNLIGFLLALMLTQALKSRNLLRTVFFLPNVIGGLLLGFIWQFIFVRGFSAVGGMTNIGFFNLPWLGDEITSFWALVIVSAWQGAGYLMVIYIASLVNVPKELNEAAEIDGATAWQRLRNITIPLVMPAVTICLFLTISNSFKMFDLNLSLTKGGPFNSTQSVALNIYLEAFQNNRYGLGTAKAFIFFVVVALVSSVQVYLTKKQEVEA; from the coding sequence ATGTACCGTAATAAAAAGGCTTCAAATTGGCTACAGCAACTGGTGTTTATCGGCCCTGCGTTTGCGGCCTTCTTGATTATTATTGTCGCTCCCTTCGTTATGGGGATGTACTATTCCTTCACAAACTGGAACGGAGTAAGTAACAACATCACGTTCGCGGGATTCGATAATTTCGTGAAACTATTCTCGGATGAACAGTTCCTTGCTTCCTTCGGATTTACGGTTCGATTTACCATTGTGGCGGTCATCGTCACGAATCTGATTGGGTTTCTGCTCGCGCTCATGCTGACTCAGGCGTTAAAATCGCGTAACCTGCTAAGAACGGTATTCTTCTTACCGAATGTTATCGGCGGGTTACTGCTTGGTTTCATCTGGCAGTTTATCTTCGTCAGAGGCTTCTCCGCAGTCGGTGGCATGACGAACATCGGATTCTTCAACCTGCCGTGGTTGGGTGATGAGATCACTTCCTTCTGGGCACTGGTTATCGTCAGCGCTTGGCAAGGTGCCGGTTACCTGATGGTTATCTACATCGCATCGCTTGTGAATGTGCCCAAAGAATTGAATGAAGCGGCCGAAATTGACGGAGCTACGGCTTGGCAGCGTCTGCGCAACATCACAATTCCTCTTGTTATGCCGGCGGTTACGATCTGTTTGTTCCTGACAATCTCGAACTCGTTCAAGATGTTCGATCTAAACCTTTCTCTTACCAAAGGCGGACCTTTCAACTCCACGCAATCGGTTGCCTTGAATATTTACCTTGAAGCTTTCCAGAATAACCGTTACGGTCTCGGAACAGCCAAAGCATTCATCTTCTTCGTCGTTGTGGCGCTGGTATCCAGCGTTCAGGTGTACCTGACGAAGAAACAGGAGGTTGAAGCCTAA
- a CDS encoding NAD(P)/FAD-dependent oxidoreductase, whose translation MHMEYDVIIVGARVAGSSLAYEMSQLGYKVLLVDKSTFPSDTLSTHNFFNNSVAMLREMGVLNQLLETGTPLYKRAYIEMDGAVMEGDYPEASGETGCLCIRRTHLDGILFNHAAKQPGVATMQGFRVTELLREDGRDHGPVIGVRGVNKEGNLQSIKAKLVVGADGRRSLVRRLVGAKQLHCVPTDFASYVAYFSEYRQPGEPRVEFYKSGETIAIAFPTSDHLHVVGLMFPLTDLERVEQFKADAEGAFRLLCEEKMANTSLTASLRRANLEGSVKGLLGYDNDWFEGMGEGWALLGDALSFKDPAVGQGMHDALYGSKALSRLLDENRGQWQQAWKPMAEAYRSQMEAKMMSRFALACQFTRNVPITPQQQALNQLIAGSPEATEVFLGIYNYTHEPEALGAVIGKLLQDQVPS comes from the coding sequence ATGCACATGGAATATGATGTCATTATTGTAGGAGCGAGGGTAGCAGGTTCATCTCTCGCATACGAAATGTCACAACTAGGTTACAAGGTGTTGCTTGTGGACAAAAGCACGTTCCCCAGCGACACACTGTCGACGCATAATTTCTTTAATAACTCGGTAGCTATGTTGCGCGAGATGGGCGTGCTGAATCAACTGCTGGAGACGGGGACACCGTTATACAAGAGGGCGTACATTGAAATGGACGGTGCCGTCATGGAAGGCGATTATCCCGAAGCGAGCGGGGAAACCGGCTGTTTGTGCATCCGCCGCACACACTTAGACGGCATTCTGTTCAACCATGCCGCTAAGCAACCCGGGGTTGCAACGATGCAAGGCTTCCGGGTGACGGAGCTGTTGCGCGAAGACGGCCGAGATCACGGTCCCGTGATAGGGGTACGAGGCGTAAACAAGGAAGGCAACTTACAGAGCATTAAAGCCAAACTCGTGGTCGGTGCGGACGGACGTCGTTCGCTGGTGCGCCGTCTTGTAGGCGCGAAGCAGTTACATTGCGTCCCGACGGATTTCGCATCTTATGTCGCTTATTTCAGCGAATATCGTCAACCAGGCGAGCCTCGTGTGGAATTTTACAAATCCGGTGAAACGATCGCCATCGCTTTTCCAACCAGCGATCATCTGCACGTAGTTGGGCTCATGTTCCCCCTTACGGATCTAGAGCGGGTCGAACAATTTAAAGCCGATGCGGAAGGGGCTTTTCGCTTGCTTTGCGAGGAGAAAATGGCGAACACTTCATTGACAGCGAGCCTACGCCGAGCGAACTTAGAGGGCTCAGTAAAGGGACTGTTGGGATATGACAACGACTGGTTTGAAGGTATGGGAGAGGGGTGGGCACTGCTTGGCGATGCCCTGTCGTTCAAAGATCCCGCTGTCGGACAGGGGATGCATGATGCACTATACGGCAGCAAAGCGCTGAGCAGGCTGCTCGATGAAAACAGGGGGCAGTGGCAACAGGCTTGGAAACCTATGGCGGAAGCGTATCGTAGTCAGATGGAAGCCAAGATGATGAGCCGATTTGCATTGGCATGTCAGTTTACAAGAAATGTACCGATTACACCTCAACAGCAAGCCTTAAACCAGTTGATTGCCGGAAGTCCGGAAGCGACAGAAGTGTTCTTAGGCATCTATAACTATACGCATGAGCCGGAAGCTCTGGGTGCTGTGATTGGCAAACTATTGCAAGATCAGGTTCCGTCCTAA